The following DNA comes from Cherax quadricarinatus isolate ZL_2023a chromosome 83, ASM3850222v1, whole genome shotgun sequence.
aagccgtgaagtgcttctcatcagtgaaaaagtgacaattctccacttattgtgcataatttaacaAACAAACTTTATAATAGATATGTATAGGACTTGCACATAGGGTTTGCTACAAAAAAGATATcatgaaatagcgaaataaaattaacaaaatcagatgaaccccaactcccaccaacagaaacagcaaacagactcaatgatttcttctccactataggacaaaaccttgccaataaaatcccaagctcagataccccaccaaatgactacctcaccggcaactacccgaacacactgttcctagctccgactaacccatacgaagtctcccttattatcaacgcactaaaaaacaaggcaggagatttaaataccttaccaccctttatatacaaaaaagtgtcacaagtgctatcaccaatcattgcaacactctttaacaaatccattgaatcctccaccttccctacagtactcaaaatagcaagggtcaccccaatccacaaaggaggagaccaaacagagttgaataactataggccaatatccaacttacaccctctctcaaaaatcttcgaaaaattaattcataaatgaatctactcctaccttatctcccaaaacatactcaacccctgccaatttggattcaggcctaataaaaatactaatgatgctattatacacatgctagaacatatatacactgcaatagagaaaaaagaagtcccactggggatcttcattgacttacgtaaagcttttgatacagttgaccatgacttgctccacgtaaaattgtcacactatggtataagagggcactccctcaactacctcaagtcatacctcagcaacagaagccaatatgtgtatgcaaatggggcaaactcttctgcgcaaccaattacagttggtgtcccacagggaagtgtccttggccctcttctctttctcctgtacataaatgaccttccaaatgcttcgcaattactcaaacccacactatttgcagatgacactacatacgtcttctctcacccgagcccagtcacgctagccaatactgtaaataccgaattacagaaaatatctacctggatgaggactaacaaacttacactaaacattgacaaaacctacttcattcagtttggtaacagagctacagatgtccctcttaacataatgataaacggatcacctatcacaaaactaacagagggaaaattcttaggaatccaccttgataatagactcaaatttcatacacatatacaacaaatttctaagaaaatttccaagactgtaggcatactatcgaagatacggtactatgttccacagtcagccctcctggccctatatcactctcttatttacccctatctcacctatggaatttgtgcatggggctcaacaacaattaaccatctcagaccactaattactcaacaaaaggctgcagttagaatggtaacaaattctcactacaggcagcacactccaccaatattcaatacactaaacctactcaccatacaaaacatccatacttattactgcacctattacatacatagaacacttaactctgatattaaccctcccctcaaacatctccttgccaacctcaacagaacacatgaccataacacaaggcacagatcactctttgatgttcctcgtgtccatctcacactatgcaaaaactcaatgcacataaaaggccctaaaatctggaattcattacctgtaaatataaaagaaacactacctgtttataaattcaagtctcttctcaaagatcacttactcacccaaaaccaaataaatactgaataactgaaccttataaattgtatatcttaaatgtttctcacaattatatcacataaatgttaaacctaaaaccgaatctaactttattattttttaaatacactaccaaacaaaatcactacctaactgaatgcaaccatatgacctgtctttgtaatactcacttgtgctttatagtaatctgtttacattaatgtattatcactgatttcatcattgcttagttaatcttaagttaattttaagccagcccgtaatgctatgcatagtataagtggctttggcatgctgctcttatctgtattttttttgtacctctgtatgtgtgctcaaattggaaataaataaataaataaataaatacacagtTTCAGTATCTGGGGCAGGTCCTTGGAACTTATTCCCTGTGGatatgggggtcctactgtactcATTTCAGTTGTTTCATCTAAAGTAAAAGCTTACGAGCTTGATTAAGAAGTTTTAGCAGCAATTTTACTATTTTATTTCTTAAACACTTCATTGTTACCATTTGGAATGgcaaattttaaaaataaaatgagaataaatataaaaatatttacaATTGCCTATTATTACATAATACAACTTCACATACATGATAAATGATTACAGACTGATTTCAGGCAGTGAGTAGTCATTCTGCAGTTCCCAAACCTGGGTAATTGCTTGTACTTCATGAATTCAGGTACTTTCTAACAGAGCAGATCTCAGTCACCGAGGTATGTCTGAAGCAGCTCACGCTTTTTCCTCTCCACCAGTGCAGCTTCAATATCTGCTTGTGTCGGGATGTTGGGTACGTGAGCCATAAACCGCTGGACTTCTGAGCGTTCATCTGTTTCGTCAAGTGAGATCTGAAAGGGAGGCATCAAGTACAAAATTTCTGAAGCTGTGGGGACAAAAAATAAAAAGGTGATGAGAGTACAGTAACAAAAAATATAGCCTATAAAAGCTTGAACATCAGACTGGGGGAGTAAGAAATAAGTGAATGTacatgtattcagatattttgggGCAAATGTACGTATTTGCAAATGAGTTTATGAAAGGCAAAGGAAGCGTTGAAAGGTAGGCAAATTATTGAAATGGTTTGTAGAGTGAAATTTGTCAATGGATACAAAAAAAGGGAATGTACCAAGAGTATAACAGTGCCAACACTTGTATATGGGTGTGAGCTATGATCTTTAAATGTTGCATCGAGGAGGAAAATTTTGGACTTAGTGGAGATTTCATATTGGAGCTCAatctgtggtgtgaatattattcattgttattataatcacaactaagagctaaacccataagggatgAATATTATTCAATAAGTAAAGaatgttctccatggggaagtggaacagaattcttcctccgtaagccatgcgtgttgtaagaggcaactaaaatgccgggagcaaggggctagtaaccccttctcctgtatatattactaaatgtaaaaggagaaacttttgtttctccttttgggccaccccgcctcggtgggatgtggccggtgtgttgaaagaaagaagaaagaagtaaAGAATGTGGAAATTAAAAGATGATGTGGGGTTATGAGAGGTATAATCCAGAGGGTGGAAAGAAGGTTGAGATGATTTGGTATCTTGGAAAGGAAGGAGCAGAATTGATTTACCAAAAGGTTCATGTATCAGAGGTTGATGGAAAGCCTAAGGCtgggctctgagagtagaaaaactcaagGAACTCACCAAAAGTACTGTTTATCAAAGGGTTGCCCCATGATGAGTGGGAGGAAGAGGTAGAGgagtttttttttagtgataacCATTAAGAACATCTAGCAAGTATATGGAAGTATGCTACATCagtggagacaaattgttttttgGGATCTGAGACTGCTGGActatgaacaaggtaacatttatgaaaagatTCTGGAAAGcttgctctggtggcctggtggttaaagctctcgcttcacacggtgagggcctgggttcgattcccagccagagtagaaacattggacatgtttctttccacctgttgtctatgttccccatcagtaaaatgggtacctgggtgttagttgactggtgtgggtcgcatcctgggacactgacctaaggaggcctggtcacagaccgggccgcgggggcgttgacccccgaaactctctccagataaactctccagataaagcCATGTAGGTGTGAggtagagtgcctacactctgaagaatGAGTGGGGATGTAACGATTTGGAGGGTTAATTGAATTGTGAAAGTGTTTCCTGTTCTTGGTCACCTTAACTTGGTAGAAAGCAGATGTTGTAAAGGGAAAATGTTTCAGCTATAAACTTCTCAGATGCAGGAACTAATTTTCTGTATTAATTACCAACTAATTAATTTAGAATGAAGAAATGTACCTTTTGAGTCTCTCATACCCACTCATACAATACCTCAGACATCACTAAGtctagtgttactgtgtatatactTGATAGATCATCACCTCTTCATCCTCACTGTCTATGTCATCCTCGTCTTGTATCCCATTCTCTTGGGATTCCTCATCCTCTTCATCAGCCATGGCTGCCAGTTTCTTATTTGTGTACTGCTTCACAGCTGCCTTTATTGCTGTTGTGGAGAGAATTCCAATGGGATGAGTTGTAGATTTCACAAAGCACTATACCtacttaacccttttagggtccagaggccaaatttcaaagtgtgcaccagggtccaagaattaaaaaaaaaaaaaattaattttttcttatgaaatggcagagaatctttttctgaaggtaataaaacaaagtatgaaatttgatggaaaattgacaaaattatggctctcacgaattttgatgtgtcagcaatattacgcatcggcgattttgccgactttgactcctagtttaggccaattacattattccagtcgaccaaattcttagatatttcactagtattacttctattatatcaagtgagcacaagaaattgccaagtcatgTGTtttaactacaaaataaagtgatcaaaaATTGGTAATTtcgccaatttaatgcaaagttcaacatattccaatttcaaaatagggtccagaataaacaatgcaggcattcctggcactaaactaacatgtcctctattcattagttacgttttgagcttatcagataagctgtgagaggtaaatttgggcctagagaatgcatctatgtggtgaATGTGCACCATTcgctgggtcaccatctggaaaagacccgggccgggacaagaccacTGAACCTACTACATCCGTGCACCATGTAAAACAAACCCTGCAGcgcacagtgcatgagaaaaaaaaatgtgactgtgttttttggattaaaacaccgacttcacaatgtattttcatatggtttttacgTTGTATTCGCAGTTTCTTcatctcatttaatagaatggaagttatattactgaaatagagatgattttgattggttttagtactgaaaatagcttgaaattgagctcaaaggagaggaaatgtttgatttttgcagattcaagagtaaacaatatACGTATATAGGGTCTACTATATGTtcatgaatgtgctgatattatttatacaattattacaatatcgtataacagtaaatcttatattctttggtgtgaataaaaattctttatgtaaataaaaaatcaaaatggaattcatctgtaaagcctggaaacatgactaataaacagaggaaatgttattttagtgccatgaatgccTGCatggtttattctggaccttattttgaaactggaatttgaactttgtgtgaaattggccaaattaccaaattctgatcactttattgggtggttgaaatagttgattgggcagcTTCTTGTGCTCCATCGATAAAATAgaggtaatactagtgaaatagctaagaatttggttgagtgaaataatgtaattggcctaaaatagaaatcaaagtgggcaaaattgccgatgcataaatatcgacGCAGTAAAATTTGTGagtgtaatttcgtcaattttccatcagatttcgtactttttgttttattaccttcagaaaaagattctctaccatttcataagaaaaaataattttttttttttaattcttggacccCTACCTTTCCTTTCTGCTTTTCTCTCTAGTGGtatcaacacaccatcatcatcatctctaTAACCATAATAATCAGCATCAATGTCTTTCATCAACTCTCCACGGGTCTTGCGGGGAGGTGGCGGAGGTTCTTGCTCAAACAGCTCCCTCACTCCTGGCAGGTCTTTAGCTGCTCCAAAGTACATATAACCCCTGCAAAGATGAAACATTTCAAATAAACATAAATAACAGTTAAGGGCAAGGATGTTGTGGTTTAAACAATCATATGAACTGTGATCATTTATTAACTTTTAGCAAGAGGAGCTACTGAGTGATGTTGAATGAGTTTCCTCatttggtcaccttgccttgattAAAAATGGCTATAgtagtaaaaaataaaaaaaagtatgtatcctgtatttatgtatatatgttccTGCATAAATTACCAAATGTAAAAAGAGGGAAaacttttgtttcttgtttttcaGGTCACCTTGCTTCCATGGGAGACGACCATTGTGGTGAAAAACAAATTCTTTAAGATTAATAACtttgaccacaacacaagacacagatctctttttgatataccttgtgtccatatcacactgtgtaaaaactctatgcacataaagggccccaaaatatggaattcattaccagaagatattaaaataACCcaatctgaaaatcaatttaagactcttctcaaaagccacttaatcaccctagactaaatgttatatacacaatatacatttactcacctatgtactcccatatCATAattgaaacaatcacattgaaccttttatccattgttgacaggaatataattgaatcattgtttttcacaaaagcattttagaatataaatacgtatatctttgtataatacacccctcaaggaaggttccttgaagttggtgaggggctcttgatttagggaattggatctgtgctccagttccccgaattaagcctgaatgccttccacatcccccccccgggcgctgtataatcctccgggtttagcgcttcccccttgattataataataatttgtataatacaaattttgattcatttataattaatattctactgtacaactttgaaataattactttcctactgtacaactatgatatactactccttagtattaagtagaatgtaagccaataatgttaagttggcccataatgccaaggcataattgaggctctctttgcattgcaacccactattgcaTATagacaatctcaatgtactgtttgcaaagacattaaataaataaataaataaagcacAATAGATCATAAAGGCAGAGTAACTTCAAGACTGACAAATTCAATGCACCTATTACTATAAGACTGTTTTCGAAATGAACACAAATCTTTTTATGTAGCATGATTACCCAAACTGTTGACCCTTGAAGAACACGGGTTTAAACTGTGTAGGTCCAGTCTTCTTTCAACAAaacggcagtatcccaccgaggcggggtggctcaaaaggaaaagcaaaagtttctccttttaaatttagtaatactacatacaggaaaagaggttactagccccttactcctggcattttaatcgcctcttacgacacacacatggcttatggaggcagagttctgtttcactttcccacagagctaagaggaaataaacaagaactagcaagaaaatagaagaaaacccagagggttgtgtatatatatacttgtacatgcatgtgtagtgtgatctaagtagaagtagcaagacgtacctgaaaccttgcatgtatacaagacagaaaaaagaaacagcaatcctaccatcatgtaaaacaattacaggcttctgtttcacactcacttggcaggacagtagtatttccctgggtggttgctgtctaacaacctactacctacgaACATAAACATATGGTATTGATAAATTTAGTACAGTATTGTATTTTCTGCCTTATGATTTTCTTAACATTTTCTTTTCTCTGGCTTATTGTATTGtaagaatacagtatataatacaTATGACATACAAAAATGTGTGTTAATCAACTGCTTATGTTATTGGTAAGGCTTCTGGTAAACTGTAGGCTATTAGTAGTCAAGTTTTTGGGGAGTCAAAAGTTGTACACGGATTTTCAACTGTGTGGGGGGTTGGCGTCCCTAACCCCACCTTGTTCAAGGTTCAACTGTATTGCTAAAAACAGAAAATGCTCAATAATGAACCATTCGTCCAACCAATATAAAGGTTAACCGAGAATTTTCCATTTTAAATAGAACCTTGTTTGGTTCTGTTTGGATCACCGCTAAATTggctatacatgtatatatttcttcAGGCTTATGAATCTAGCTTGTTAGTTTTTGTAGATGTGCATGACTTAGGTAGACTCTAGTGTCTTAATAACCTAGGATTGTAGCAGCTTCTAGATGTGGCAGTGGTTTAGTTCTAGAGTTTATACAAGAACGAGAGATACTTTcccgtcattcattcaatcactgtcttgccagaagagtgctgataagacagtgactgaatgaatgatgaaagtgttttttttttgtgtgtgtggggggggggagggatgcaTTTAACAAGAAATGTGTGCCCCATGGCACACATTTTACATGTAGTGCAAGTTGCCTAGGCCTTCAGCTTTTATCCTTCTTACCATATTGGCAGTTTCTCGCTAATAAAGGGTtatccaaagaagaaaacacattcatcatTACTCGTTCCCTATCTTTCTAGAAGTGCAAAGACATCACAATTAAAATGATGCACGGCAATGCAACATTCCCattcataatttttttatttaaatctttcaatgtaccagccgtatcccattgaggcagggtggtccaaaaggaaaaactaaagttttgctttttaaatttagtaatacatacaggagaaggggttactagccccttactcccagcattttagtagcctcttacaacacgcatggcttaggaggaagaattctgttccacttccccatggagataagaggaaatagacaagaacaagaactagaaagaaaatagaagaaaacccagaggggtatgtatatatatgcttgtacatgtatgtgtagtgtgacctaagtgtaagtagaagtagcaagacatacctgaaatcttgcatgtttatgaaacagaaaaaaaggacaccagcaatcctaccatcatgtaaaacaattacaggcttttgttttacactcacttggcaggacggtagtacctccctgggcggttactgTCTGCCAACGTACTACCTATTTATTTAaaactttctttcaacacaccggctgtatcccactgaggcggggtggcccaaaaggaaaaacgaaagtttctccttttacatttagtaatatatacaggagaaggggttactagccccttgctccaggcaatttagtctcctcttacaacacgcatggcttacggaggaagaattctgttccacttccccatggaggtaagaggcaataaacaagaacaagaactagtaagaaaatagaagaaaacccagaggggtgtgtatatatgtatatgtgtagtgtgacctaagtgtaagtagaagtagcaagacatacctgaaatcttgcatgtttatgagatagaaaaaaggacaccagcaatcctaccatcatgtaaaacaattacaggcttttgttttacactcacttggcaggacggtagtacctccctgggcggttgctgtctaccatcctactacctattTATTTAAATATCCATGTTATTTTCTCACTGTATAACACATTAATTTAAGTGCATGCTCAACCTTGGATTAAAAAAGCTTTGTGAATCTGCAAGATAAAACAAGTCAGGCTTTGCTAGAATCCAAATATTAACTTGCAAATACAGTAAacacttttaaccctttcagggtccacaggccctctcagagacttgttctcagggtcccccaattcccccccccccccaaaaaaaaaatatagttttcttgtgaaaagatagagaatcttttcccgatcataatgacaccaaaagtatgaaatttgatggaaaacttatggaattatgctctcgtgaagttagcggtctcgacgatgtttacgcatcggcgattttgcccactttgagccctattttcggccaattccagtgtactagtcgacaaaaatcataactattttgctagaactccattttttctatcgaatgagtacaagaaaccacccatttaccgatttcaactatccaatacagtggtcagaatttagcaattttgccaatttcacacaaatttcaaaagatgccaatttccaaatagggtccagactaaacaagaaagacattcctggcactaaaataacatttcctctgttcattagtcacatccccatgcccctcttactttcttttgctttctattttgaatttttattctcgcaaaaaatagaagatttactgttatgccgactactgcattagtgtcgaaatggtataaataatatcggcgcacttgtgaaagaatattagactgaccagttgacgtgtattggatgcatagcatgatttgtttacttttaaaccttggtaaaaatcgaacatttctgctactttgagctcaatttcaaggcacttttcattgtaaaaccagtcaaaatcatctcaatttctgcaatatgtcttccattctataaaatgagaccaggaaaactagaatacaacaataaatgccatacgaaaatacagtgtaaagtcgctgttttaatccaaaaacagggtcaaagtttttttctttctcattacgcactgtgtgctgcaggattttttttatactgcgcacactgaccacatagacccattctttcatatgtaggcctaccagctcttTCACCAGatctgaaggcactagaatttatgagtacaagTACGTCAAAGACCCTGgcacgtaagccatactagtacggctgaaaccctgaaagggttaaacaggacCTCACAGTAAAATTTAGTTCCAACACAATTCATAAAGGGTAACCCAAAATTTCAATAATGCAAAAATCCTGATATTATTGTTaaaggaaataatttttttttttttttaacaagtcggccgtctcccaccgaggcagggtgacaattttcttcttcttattctttttagtaatctttacaggaaaaggggttactagtccattgttcccggcattttagttgacttttacaacacgcatggcttatggaggaaagattcttatttcactttcccatggatataaGTAACCTGCATAATTTGGCTAGTACACTCTGTAGTTTTATTCAATCTACCCAGTGACCCACAAGTGGTCCCCCCCACCTCCAGGGGGGGGATGAAGTCCACTATATAGCATTTTTCTTACGTGTTTTCAAAAATTTATATACAGTAACTAATTTATACAAAAGACTTGTATAAAAAGTTTGTGTTTCACTTCATCTTTGAACTGGTTATTCAAAATTATTTATGAAGTGAGGAAACCCACATGCAGATAAAGGCAGAAAAAACCCACTGATTTGTATAATTCAATCTCTGTCTGAGGTGTTCATCATCAATGCTAATGAAGTTCTCAGACTGATACTGAAATATACAGGTCAACTTTAATTCTTTGTCTACAAGTAGGTTTCTTCATTCCACTGGCAAGTGTCTATGACTATTTTTCAAAGTTATTTATGTTAAAAGCTGAAATGTCTGGTGATTCATAACAGCATTTCTCTCCATTACATTACTGCAGTTATTGTGATTAGGAAGACACTGAGAGAGGTCTGCATTACCTATGCTATGTTTTGTGTTATGTAAAAATATCATACCTGTTGCCTGGGGCTTCTTGTCCATCCATATCTGTCATTTTTGGTCCAACACGAACATAATCGGGACCACCCAGTTCCTTGATTCGTACTTCCCAGTGACCCTTTTCTCGTAGAAGCTTATTGATTTCATCATTTAAGTCTCTAATTCGGAATTCTCCCAAGCCAGCTGGTAATTAAAATAAATGTTAGACTgtaaattaaaattatttataattatttatCAAGGGCTTGAGTCTTCATGCTGGGAAATACAATGTCTGTACTCTGGAAAGGGAAGGGAAACTTACAGTTCAGAGAGACATTTGAACTGTGATATCTATgcattctggcaagacagctaagCAATTCTTGAaacaagtactgtactgtaacaaactggccgtatcccaccaaggcggggtggcccaaaaagaaaaactaaagtttctctttttaaattcagtaattcatacaggtgaaggggttactagccccttgctcctggcattttagtcgcctcttacaacacgcatggcttacggaggaagaattctgttccacttccccatggatataagaggaaataaacaagaacaagacctagaaagaaaatagaagaaaacccagaagggtgtgtatatatatgcttgtacacatgtgtgtagtgtgacctaagtgtaagtagaagtagcaagacttacctgaaatcttgcatgtttatgagacagaaaaaaggacaccaacaatcttaccatcatgtaaaacaattacaggctttcattttacacctacttggtaggacggtagtacctccctgggcggttgctgtctactaacctacctaGAATAGAGCTAGTTGTCtgtgtttttctttttcttccccAAGTCATATTTAGTCATATTTTCAGAGGAGCATTAGCACTTTCTTGGTGGGTTTAGATGAATAATTAATGTTGAGAATGTCTTCTTTTCTGGTGTGAATAAGATCTAGCATTGATGATGTATTGCCTTCTGTTGTTTGCATCGCTTCTTTGGTGTGCTTATGCAGAAAGGATCTTGTTATTACATTTAGGAACTTAGTACCTATTTGCTAGACATTCTGACATTATAGGATAGCAAGGCTTTATTTATAGATGAAATCCCCTATTATAATGGCTCACATTTTTTAACAATGATTTTTCATTAGAAGTTTTCTTTGTGAAGTATGCTCGACAAGTCCTTGTTTACCTTGTGAAATACTTCTCTCTTCCTTGTGATGTTAAAGGATGGATTGTATGCATTTACAAAACAGGTTTTTCATCTTTCCTCTGAATCTCTATTGCTACACTTCTGATATTTGAACTTAAACTTTTGTTTCTTGAAGTGATTCTTTCACCAATAATATCTAGACCTCCTACTTTCTTTCCTACTGTCTCTTCATTTCACTTAGTTAACCTCCAATGCTACCATACAGAATATGGTTTTCAAATATTGTTACAGTTAGACACAATGTCAGGCTTCCTCTCACTCATGATAACTCTTTAACTCTAGTCTTCTTGATAATACCCTATGTATGTTTGCATATGTGAACTTTATGAATGAAATTTTGTCTTTCTTTACCTTGGTTTTGGTTTGATTTTTGTCTAATCTGTGTTTGTATGAGAAACCATATAGTATGAAGTACTTTAGAAGATATTCTAATTCTAGTTTATagcaaaaaataaaaatggctatACAGCCCCTCCTCactaacgatggagttccgttcctaagaccatgttgttttagtttaatatgtttattatgcacgtTGGTAAAAGAATTCATTGCTAAGCAAGGAGCGTAGtacaatggtagtgggtttgtgtcaaccatctttgatattgttttaatgtaacctttgcaccatttataacatttttagtatacgt
Coding sequences within:
- the LOC128702228 gene encoding pre-mRNA-splicing factor ISY1 homolog, which encodes MARNAEKAMTTLARWRAAQEGGSQQQKTRRPYLASECEDLREAEKWRNQVISEIARKVSQIQNAGLGEFRIRDLNDEINKLLREKGHWEVRIKELGGPDYVRVGPKMTDMDGQEAPGNRGYMYFGAAKDLPGVRELFEQEPPPPPRKTRGELMKDIDADYYGYRDDDDGVLIPLERKAERKAIKAAVKQYTNKKLAAMADEEDEESQENGIQDEDDIDSEDEEISLDETDERSEVQRFMAHVPNIPTQADIEAALVERKKRELLQTYLGD